The genomic DNA TCCGTCCTCTCATCAGTGAGAACATTACCATAAAAATACATGTAATCCTGTGGATCGAATACATCAACTGTATCTTGTTTAGATTCTTTATTTTTTGACATATAAACCTCCGAAGTTATACAAATTAATTTTAAGAATTGTTTGAGGACGTCAATTTTTATGGAAATTTTGACATAAATCCTCATTCATTCAAAAATTCATTTGAAATAATTTTCGGGATGTTGAAATGATAAATATTTTAATTTCTGTCATAGCCGGCTTGGTTATCGGCATTGTTGTTACATACATGCTCACGCATAAGAAAATATCTTCCCTTGAGAAAACAATGCATCAGAGTGACAATCTGCAGAATGCGAAAATCGTTGCTGAAACAAAACTCGAGCAGAATTTGCAATATATCGAAGAGATAAAACAGGAAAAAGCAAAAAGTGGGGAAACCATCTCCGCCCTGCGGGAACAGCTCGAGAAACAAAAAGAAGAAAGTGCACGTCTTGAAACAAAAGTTCGGGAAACAGAAAAAAATATCGAAGAACAGAAAGAGCTTCTCAAACAGGCAACTGAAAATCTGCGAGACACCTTTAATGCTCTCTCATCGGAAGCGCTGAAAAGCAATAATGAAACCTTTCTGAAACTTGCTAAACAAAATCTCGAAACAATGCTTGAAAAGACAAAAAGCGAGTTTGGTAAGCAGGCAATCGAACAAACCCTCGAACCCTTGAAAGACTCTCTCGAACGATATAATCGGGAGATTAAAACAATTGAAAATCTAAGAAAAGAAGACCTCGGCAGCTTGAAGGAACAGATCACCCAACTGGCACAATCAAGTGAAAATCTCCAGAAAGAAACTGCTCATCTCAAGAATGCACTCAAGCGTCCGGAAGTTCGCGGAAGATGGGGTGAACTCCAATTGCGTCGTGCAGTTGAGTTGGTCGGCATGTCCGAACATTGCGATTTCACCGAGCAAGTCAGTGTCAAAACAGAAGATGGTCAACTCCGTCCAGATCTGATCGTATACCTGCCCGGACAACGAAGTATTGTTGTGGACTCAAAAGCACCGACCAAGTTTTTCATAGAAGCATATGAAGCAGAAACAGAAGAAAAAAGAGAATCAGCAAAATTATCGTATGCAAAAGCAGTTCGCCATCACATGAATGACCTTGCAAAGAAAAATTATTGGAAGCAGTTTGAGAATGCACCGGATTTTGTTGTCCTCTTTTTACCCGGTGAATCATTTTTTTCAGCAGCTCTGGAGCTGGACAACAAACTCATCGAGGACGGCATTCAGAACAAGGTTATCATTGCAACTCCCACAACCTTCATCGCATTGCTCAGAACCGTTGCTATGAGCTGGCAGCAGCAAAATCTTACAGAGAATGCCAAACAGATCGCTGAAGCGGGAACCGAATTGTATGAACGCATCTGCACATTCCAGGAGCACCTTGATAAAATCGGTTCGAGTCTCGATTCATCAGTGAAACATTATAACAAAGCGGTTGGTTCTTTTACAAGCAGGATTGTTCCCGGTGCGCGCAAGCTCGAAGAACTGGGCGTTCAGCAAACAAAGAAAAATCTCCAGGAAACTCAGGAAATCGATACGAATCCGCGGGAAATTACGTTGGATTAAATCCTTAATATTAAATTGGAGCTTAAAATAAGTTTGTAAAGAAAGAATTTATATCCAATACCCAACACGGAATTACCAAGTATGAAGGAAAAAAAAGTAGCAGATAATATTCCTTCTCAAATATAAAAAATGACAAATATTGTACACCTGAATAAGCAGAGACGCAAAAAGTTGAGAGAGACCAATGAGTTGCCCTCAATGCTTTCATCCGAGTGTTGATATAGTTCTACGAGAGTCAGATATAAATGGACATTGAACATTCCCTGTTGGTTGTTGGAAATTCAATAGTTAAGTAACTAGCCACTCAGAATTATGATAAAAAAATGGTGGGCGATGAAGGATTCGAACCTACGACTTCTTCCTTGTAAGGGAAGCACTCTAGCCTCTGAGTTAATCACCCACGTGAGCCATAATGTATAGATACTCCTCCAAACGTCAAGAATATTGACATCGAAAAGACATCCCGATTTCATGCAAACCTGATGAAAAAATTCTATTTCTTTCTCATAATTCTGTTTTCAATTCCTATCATCCTTTTAGGAGAAATGGAACTCACGATCGCACGTCTCCAATATGACGGCGGTGGAGATTGGTATAATGACACATCTGTTATCCCGAATCTCTGTGAAGAAATCAATGAACGCACAACGATCAAAGCATCTGAAGAACAGGCGATCGTATCTCTGAAAAACAATTCTCTTCTTGATTATCCCCTCCTCTATGTAACAGGTCACGGCAATATCAGTTTCTCAGATGAAGAAAATGAAAATCTGAGAAATTATCTCGAAAAAGGTGGATTCCTCTACATCGATGACGATTATGGGTTGGACAAATATATTCGCCGAGAACTTGCGCTGGTTTTTCCTGATAAAACGCTTCAAGAATTACCTGCAACCTTCCCGCTTTTTGACTGCTTTTATACCTTCCAAAACGGCATTCCAAAGATACATGAGCATGATGGCATGCGACCCCAGGCATTTGGACTGTTCGACGATTTTGGACGTTTGATGGTTTTATATACCTACGAAACGAATATCAGCGACGGCTGGGCATCTCCCGAGGTTCATAATGATCCTGCACATATTCGCGAGCAGGCATTCAAAATGGGAATCAATATTGTATATTATGTTCTCACTAATTAAAGGAAAATCATGAAAATCATCTGCATATCCGATCTTCATCAGCGCTTTTTTGTTGATAAAGAAGAGCAGGAAAAACTCGATATCTTCTACTCATTTCTCGATTCCCTGGCACAAGATCCTCCCAACAAACTCATCATTGCTGGCGATCTTTTTGATGTATGGTTTGAATACGCGATGGTCATCCCGAAAGCATTCTTCGATACACTTCACAAACTTAAAATTATTGTTGAAAAAGGAACGAAAATCATCTATGTGGCTGGAAATCACGATTTTGTTTTCAAGGATTTCTTCCAAAAAGATTTGAAAGGTGAAGTATATGAGAATGACTACACATTTATCTGCGGCAGAAACAAATTTTACGTTTCACACGGGGACGAGTATACTTCAAATGATCTTCAATACCATGTGCTTAAAAATTTTCTGCGGAGTCCGGTTGTTCATACAATATTCGGTTGGCTTCATCCTGATCTTGGTTTGAAAACGGGTAGACTCATGTCACGCTCCAGCAGGAAGCATAATAAATCACCGAAAACGCTTGTAAGGCAGGAAAAGGGGTTGATAGAATATTCTGAAAAATTATTTAGTGCAGGGTATAATTACACAATTATGGGGCATATTCACAGCCCGCAAATGCTTGCTGTCAATAACGGAACATACATAAATCTTGGTGATTGGATTCGCCATTACAGTTATCTTGAAATAATTGACGACAAGGTTGAGCTTAAAACCTGGAAATAGATCAGTTATAGAGGAGTGGAAGAATAGATATTTTCACCCCTTCTTCTAAAGTGTTCCCTTCGTAATCAGACGTGTCCTCATTTATAATAAGCGAATACGGCACGTAATTATTCAACATGTCTTTGGGTTTAACAATAAATGAATAACCTCTTTCTTTAGTAATATCGAGTTCGACAGATTTATTATTTTCTGAGTTCACAAGCATAACTGAGAGCGCATCTTGGGGAATTATTTTATTGAATTTAATAATAAATTCCGGTGTAAGTGTTGTGACGGTTTGTCCATCTTCGTGAGACAGGGAATCGAGCTCAAGCCAGGTGGTATCTGGTGGTTGTGTATTGATGAAACTCATAGAGTCGATCAGTGTAGTATTATTCTTGTAATCAGTAAGATCCTGTATCGTCAAGAGATATGAATTCGTATCTGTCACTGCTGTGATGCACTCAATTTTTGATCCGTTTATCACATATTCATAAATCTGTATACTTCTGCCTGATTCTTTCTCATCAATAGTTAATGATGAAAAATCTTTTATGTCTTCACTCACATTAATAGTTAATGATTGAGCGTTTTGAGGAGTGATACTTTTTACTGCCGGGCTGATCGTATCCTGTAGAGTAAGAGTCAGTGTAACCTTGGTTTGATCTTCATTCAGGATTACTATCTTTTCTTGAAATAACTCTTTTGATCTATCAATTCCCAAATTCCTATTTTCATCAAGAAATGCTCGGATAGATATATTGTTTGAAGGCAAATTCTCAAAGAAGAACGGTTTAATTTCTTC from Candidatus Cloacimonadota bacterium includes the following:
- a CDS encoding DUF4159 domain-containing protein → MKKFYFFLIILFSIPIILLGEMELTIARLQYDGGGDWYNDTSVIPNLCEEINERTTIKASEEQAIVSLKNNSLLDYPLLYVTGHGNISFSDEENENLRNYLEKGGFLYIDDDYGLDKYIRRELALVFPDKTLQELPATFPLFDCFYTFQNGIPKIHEHDGMRPQAFGLFDDFGRLMVLYTYETNISDGWASPEVHNDPAHIREQAFKMGINIVYYVLTN
- a CDS encoding UDP-2,3-diacylglucosamine diphosphatase — translated: MKIICISDLHQRFFVDKEEQEKLDIFYSFLDSLAQDPPNKLIIAGDLFDVWFEYAMVIPKAFFDTLHKLKIIVEKGTKIIYVAGNHDFVFKDFFQKDLKGEVYENDYTFICGRNKFYVSHGDEYTSNDLQYHVLKNFLRSPVVHTIFGWLHPDLGLKTGRLMSRSSRKHNKSPKTLVRQEKGLIEYSEKLFSAGYNYTIMGHIHSPQMLAVNNGTYINLGDWIRHYSYLEIIDDKVELKTWK
- a CDS encoding Ig-like domain-containing protein, encoding MKNVWHIIIIIMIVLIMISCGKDKPPTGGPKDTTPPEIIDVEPGNGTKNFSDDKVIFTFTETIDERSFEDALTIYPPIIKKKISSGKQSVTVQFKEDLKQGQTYLMTIDTRCTDLRDNALEKAHSFVFSTSDSLISNRLDVNLQLEDRAPRRKGIYYVELYNTEDTLLITSQNSEEIKPFFFENLPSNNISIRAFLDENRNLGIDRSKELFQEKIVILNEDQTKVTLTLTLQDTISPAVKSITPQNAQSLTINVSEDIKDFSSLTIDEKESGRSIQIYEYVINGSKIECITAVTDTNSYLLTIQDLTDYKNNTTLIDSMSFINTQPPDTTWLELDSLSHEDGQTVTTLTPEFIIKFNKIIPQDALSVMLVNSENNKSVELDITKERGYSFIVKPKDMLNNYVPYSLIINEDTSDYEGNTLEEGVKISILPLLYN